From the genome of Verrucomicrobiota bacterium, one region includes:
- a CDS encoding type II secretion system F family protein has translation MKTDEFAFINRQLAAMLKTGVPLEGALKQLCADMQRGQLREELARLENDLTQGTPLCTAIAKRNLPELYVRMIQIGVKSNDLPGVLILIADYYQRMNSLKTRLKTLMVYPGIVLGISFFVTVLVALLFHTITSQLMDGVLGSGSFFGLSFWPFLALILFPAFFGLIFFSFLLAFLIPSVKRKVVGCLPGFKDAHLANLARSMSILLRGGCSLSESISLLAPIQTETQYGKELEQWQKNVISGQGQFKDFASSRKYIPSLFYWIVINSGEECAAGLAQAAEIYYERAMQRMEICLYAVVPISIVIIGLMIGVQILALNQGIFRALYDSLFICLD, from the coding sequence ATGAAAACCGACGAATTTGCATTCATTAATCGGCAACTGGCAGCCATGTTGAAAACCGGTGTGCCTCTGGAAGGGGCACTCAAACAACTGTGTGCTGACATGCAGCGCGGTCAGTTGCGCGAAGAATTGGCCCGGTTGGAAAACGACCTCACTCAGGGTACTCCCCTATGTACGGCCATCGCCAAACGCAACTTGCCGGAACTGTACGTGCGCATGATCCAGATCGGCGTGAAAAGCAATGATTTGCCCGGCGTCCTGATCCTCATTGCGGATTATTACCAGCGGATGAATTCGCTGAAAACCAGACTCAAAACTTTGATGGTATATCCTGGGATCGTGCTGGGAATATCGTTTTTTGTAACCGTGCTGGTCGCGCTGCTTTTTCACACGATCACCAGCCAATTAATGGACGGAGTTCTCGGTTCAGGATCATTTTTTGGCCTCTCGTTCTGGCCATTCCTCGCTTTGATTCTTTTTCCAGCATTTTTTGGTTTGATCTTTTTTTCTTTCCTGCTGGCATTCCTCATTCCATCCGTCAAAAGAAAGGTGGTCGGCTGTTTGCCCGGATTCAAGGACGCTCACCTGGCCAATCTGGCCCGTTCTATGAGTATTTTGCTTCGAGGGGGCTGCAGTTTATCAGAGTCAATAAGCCTTCTTGCGCCGATTCAAACGGAAACTCAATATGGCAAAGAACTCGAACAATGGCAAAAGAATGTTATTTCCGGGCAAGGTCAATTCAAAGATTTTGCAAGTTCGCGAAAATATATTCCTTCGCTGTTTTATTGGATTGTGATCAACAGTGGTGAAGAGTGTGCCGCCGGGCTGGCACAAGCTGCGGAGATATACTATGAACGGGCCATGCAACGGATGGAGATTTGTTTGTATGCCGTCGTTCCAATATCCATTGTCATCATCGGGTTGATGATAGGCGTCCAAATACTGGCTTTGAACCAAGGCATTTTCCGCGCTCTATATGATTCATTGTTCATCTGTTTGGACTAA